The genome window TGTCTTTGAATGTTTACCTCGTGAGCCGCGGCTGAGGCGCAGTGACGCGCGGGTCAGGCGCGCGCTGCTGCGCCGGTGCGCGCTCTCGGTTGTTTCCGTGTGTTCGAGGTCGGCGGAAAAATCCGAGTCCTCCGTCCCGTCCGAGCTGCTGCCCGCTGTcctctgcaaaaacacacaatgtgcatCAGCTACCAACGTGATTAAAGAGAGGGCgggaccgccccccccccctccctgaaaAAAAGTCTCAATACATGCTCTAAAATAAGCCTAGTCGACAAGACAAATTAATGAACGAAACGTCCCATAAACTTGTGTCACCTCCTATTTTTTGTGCaggctgcctgtctgtctgtcacacgGAATGAACGGGGTGATGCTTAACTCACCCCAGGAGAGACACTAATGtggcagggagggggagggccaAGAGTACTGAAGGAGCCAACATaccattggtttaaaaaaaaaaataatatatatatattaccctGTAGAATACCCTGACTATTTTAtatgaatgtatttataaatgtatttgtaaattaatAGTGCGGATTTATGTGTATTTCACACATTGCCCTTAATATTtgggtgacttttttttttttttacacagcacCACCGTCGAAAACTAGAATAGGATATGATAACCCTTTATTGATACGCACGTGGATAGGTGTcccgaaaaaagaaaatgtgagcaAAGCTACACCATGAATCAAATGTATATTAAAGCTATTCACAGatacaaatcaaattaaaataagaaGGCTTTACCAAGCTGAGTACTTTATACCAGTTTAAATCAGTTCAGGCGTGTTAATTATTGTGGCGGCTGTGTAAAATAGCCATGACAACCTCACTGTTTGGCTACTTGCCTATTAATGGTAATAACAAAGTAGAAGTCAGTACCAAAACGATTAacgaaatttaaaaaatacaaaaatcgTATTGTACAGTGCAGCGTGCAACACAGCGCACATTCGACATTAAGCGCGTTTGACAAACTTCACAACAAGAGGATGGAGGCTCATTTACATACGACCAATCACATTAAAGAGGAGGTGTGGTTAGAGACTGTTGGACCAATGAAAGAAACGCGATTCTAGATTCTGTCCAATCACAGCGTTGTTTTGGTCCGGACGCCGCGTTTCCAACCTCGCACTTGAAGAACAGCCAGGTCCATTTTAAACGGTTCTAGCGGCCGTTATCGACGCGAGAGCTGCTCAGCTTCCCCGTGCTCGCCACCGGCTGCTTGACGTCAGACACAATGACGCTAAGCAAATGTTCAAAGCGCTTTACACTATCGCACGAGGAGGCGACGCTGAATAAACTGCAACACGTCCTGCAAACTGCAAAGCGTAGCTTTTAGCAACAACACAAACCCGACAGCCCAGTCGAGGAGCTTTGCTGAACGCCCGCATGCACCACACACCCACAACTTATTAACCGACATCTTGTAGAATTCTCAGCTCACAAAAGGCGGTCCAGAGTTCTTCCACACGGCCAGGTGATGGCTAACAATAACTATGACgttatgttgttgtgtgtccGCCCCGCAGCCTGACGGCTGTCTGCTGCATGCATCCGACTTACCTTTCTCCGGGGCATTTTCAAAGGTGTTACGTGTGGCGCCCGTGGCCAATTACTACGTCCCACTGTGAGGACAATTTATTTAGGGTTGTATAAATGAAAAGAACAGGAAATCATCAGCTTCTTATATGAGCCAACTCAGCTGAAAAGGGTGCACCAATTTTCCGCACTTCCTTGTGAGCACAGCGCAAACGCGTTAGTATTTGGGTCCGTCCACAAAATGCCTCCGTGTGGAACATGCAGCTGCGGCGGACCTCCGCGCCATCGGATAATGGCAAGACAGGAACGTCTCAAATTTCTAAAATAGAACGTCAACAAATAGTGATTACAGGTCAGTTACTAAACCGCAAGGCAACTAACTGCTCACAGTCATCACCAATTGCGTCTAAACGAACACAACGTGTTTCGGGTAGTAAAGAGCGGGACCCCCGAGTAGTGTTCGAACACAACTAGAAATACGTGAGAAATATATTATACATCAAATTTTTTAGTGCTTTCAGTAGCTTACAGAAACACATATGTATTACGTTGTTTGCTTCATCCAGTCTAACGAGCGAACCCCGAGAAACCAGACACAACACCGGAAGTAAGAAGAAGTGAGTCCTCTCGCTGCACGTCCGGTTATCTCTGCACGTCCAGGGGACGTCGTGCTGGTGGGCGGGACGCTGGCGGCAATTCGCCTCTGACGCGAAGTCGGACCTCTGTTTCCTGCTGGCCCGCTCCCCCCACACAGCTCAACGTAAACGAACGGGGAGACTTCCCTCCTCGCCGTATTTTAACTTCACTATCATGGCTGGTTGCACCTCCGAGACTGTGCACAACATTTTTCAAAGCATGGAGTACGGACCAGCAGCATGTTCCAGCACTGCCACTGCTCAGGTAAAGCTATCAACTTTATTAATTACACGGCCATGGTGGCCATAGTCCAATTCCATGCTGCTTATGGGCTGATGGTATTGTGCTTCATGTTTCCTCGGGATTTGACATTTTCCTTTAAGACCATTTCACCCACACTTCACTGACTTTTAGCAGCCTGTAACTCGCAAGACAAACACGTGACACTATAGCAACAACACGACCGACTGCGGTCAAAACAGCAGACACTTGAATGTTAGTGCACGTGTATGCTGATGTTTACGGTATTAAACAAGTAACCggaataaaagctatttaatcAAAGATTCTGGACAATGACTGAAGTATGTGTGTCCAGGACAATTCTGACTACTGTTGTACAAAAAAGGAATACTTTCACTGTACAAAGTTAGATAATTATCCTATTGTTCAAATTACATTTCTCAAGtttaaagtgcaataaaaatacttttctcccAATCTGTACAATAAAAACACTTCGTCTTCATTGTCCTAGTAGTccgagaggtccttaacacacaTGCATTGGTCTTTGTCTGGAACTATTGCAGTTCAAACGtggagaaatggtgtttttgaacttgcaattatagggcttttacctcaatttttactgtaaaaatatttcatttattgtaCAAGAGTAGTCAGGGGGGTCCTGTACACACATACTTCTATCATTCTCCGCAAGTCTCTATTTAAATAGCCTTCATCATCAGCATATACGTGCAGTTGTCTATGGATAAAAAACGCTGATATGTAATTACAGTTAGTGTTGTCCTACTTTGACGTAACGGCACTAATTTTCTATAGTTGACGTCATCTCTACAGTGTGTCTTTATGCAGGGCATTGACTCGAGGTCATCAAAATCTAAAGATACGTGTTTGGTTAGCTGTGGACAATTCTAAAAAACAGATTCAGTTCCAGATCTGAACTTTGGTCTTCTGTCTGTAAATAGTTGACACATTGCACCCGTCCTTTATCAGTCACTGTCCAGCATAGCTGGTGTCTTCCAGACCAGTGAAATATGAGCATATTTCTCTAGATCTCATGTAACATGTTCGATGGGCACTATTATCAATGTTATTTGTTCCTGGAATGAGCTCTCATGAATTGAGAATGAGTTTTGTTCCTTTCAAAGTCTGAGCATGTgctctactagcgttgtgaacAGACCTCTAACCACTTGCCAGCTTTTGCAGAGACAGAGGCCGAGAGATTGCAGTCAGTTTTCTGGAGGTCTTTTGTGTCCGGTGCATCCCCAACCTTTCCTATTACATCGAGCCAtctcatttatcattttcactCTCATTTCATGCACATCgttcagtaaaaaaaatgacaccaaAGAAATCTTTTACAAGAGCGTATTTCACTGACTTAACAAAACAAGTGAGGTCGATGTGAAATATGTGATGTATATGAACGGACGTTAGTGTTAAGTGGAATAATACAGGCCTCAGAAAGAAGCCGGCTGTGTGGATGCGTAATAGGAATATTAAACATAGACGATGATTAAAGAGTAGGCGTGCAAGTtagttgaatatttttttgtagtAGTTTGGAAGAGGTCAAATGATCACttccttttgaaatgtgtttagcCGTaactgaaaagtgtgtgtgcgttgttacTCCACATTTAAGAGTTTCAATAAATGTGACATGAACTATATTGCCAATTTCCCGGTtattgaaaacctttttgaaaatgaattcaaGTGTGAACTTATTTCAATGAGCAACATATTGTTTTCAATATACATTCTTTTAACATTGAATTTAATTGATTGTCATTGATTTCCTGTTGAAGCTATTTCATTGGGTACAAATTGGATGTCTGGATCGGTGCACCTTGACTAGCCGTTTTGGGGGCTGTCTACTcatcaaaacatatttttatcaATAACTACAAACTACAAACGTTGCCTTTGAGATCAGGTTCCATCCTCCGCCCTTTTAGGCCCCTAGtagcttaaatagtgagtgtgGCTCAACTCCTCCCCCAGGCCTGGCTGGACCACCATTCCCGAACTCTGGGCCTGTTCATCGATGGCAAGTTTGTTCTACCGGCCGACAGACGGAGTCGCTGCTTCGTTGATTCTAAAGGTAAAAGCAGCGTATGATGCAAGAAGACCTcctacaattattattattttttatttgcacgTGTGTTTTCCACCGCTCCCCAGGGGGCACCGTGTGCAGCACGGCGTGCGCCGCGGAGGACGACGTTTCCCAGTGTGCCGCCTCGGCCGTTAAGGGCCACAAGGCCTGGGGGGACCTGAGCTGCTACCAGCGGGCCAAAGTGCTGCTCGGGTAGGACAACCGCACCTCGACACTCCTCCGAGAACCTCAGAGGCCACCTGACTTAacggcccgcccccccccctcgctgacAGGTCGGCGAGCGCTCTGGGGCGGCACGGCCCATGCGTGGCGGAGTTGTGCGAGCTGTGCGAGGCCTCCTGCGCGCCATCCAGCCTCGTCCGACTGCTGCAGTACTACAGCAGCTGGGCACAGCTCAGAGACACCCTCATCGCCAACTGGACGCCACTCGGTGAGGTCGACGCAAGATCCCGCGTAAAGTGTTCGCCTTCGGTAGACCAACCCTTTGGCTTTCCTTCTTTCGTAGGTGTGGTGGCAGTGGTCTCCTCTGATGACTGCTCTCTCTATTCCCTCATGCTCAAAGTCCTACCAGCACTGGCCATGGgtaacacaaccacacacaaccacacacaaccacgcacaaccacacacaagcCCTGTATTCGTTAgatcaggggtgcccacacttttacGGCTTGtgagctacttttcaactaaccaGATCATGGCGATGCTGGCCGACGGGGGGCGactgggttgctttggaaggaaattaaatttgtccgttagtaagcaagaattGCTAAACCCCATTACCGTTAGTTTCGGTCATCTCCCGCGGTAGAGCGTGCATGTGGGATGTGACGTCatttttttatcgatggcacgcgatcgactggtactgcctttgaGATCGACTGGTTGATGGCTATCGACGTATTGAGCAACCCTGCATTAGATACACGTCAAAAAGTTACCGTACAACTTCTAAGGCTGCGCCtagtataaatataaatatataaatcataCAACCACAAAAAAGCAGATTTCGTTTTACAAAAATTGGAAAGCAATAGAATCAATGTATGCGCCGTTATGAGAGGATTTCGTTTGATGCAAACGGTTTATTTGGTTGAGTACCTAGACATTAAATATCTAGATAttagatataaaatgttttgttgcaATATCACAATTTTAAGTGAGAATCGTTCTTCTGACAGAAGCGTTTGCCGCGCATGATGCGTTTAAAGACCGCCGGAAAGTATCTTCCTGCTCTGTCAAACTGTAGTTTTGTTTGGAGCCAATTCTGTTGCGTAATTGGCGTGTGTTGCAGCTCTGATCAAACCCTGTTGTCCTTCTAGGCAACTCCCTCATCGTTGTCCCCGGTCGGAGCAGCGCCCCCCCAGTGCTCCTATTGGCACAGCTTTTCACGGGAGCAGGACTTCCTGCCGGGGCTCTCAATGTcctaacaggaagtgacatgcaGTTGGGTGCCAAAGTGGCCCAGAGCGCCAACGTCAGCTACGTCAGCTACAGCGGCAACAAGCCGGTACGTGTGAGGGAAACGGGCAGCCCGTCTATCCATGTGTTGCAAAGCTTGGTGGTCccaccaccctctcctcctctttcaggACGCCGTGTTGCTATGCAGGGCCACGGCGGGGATGGCCGTGCCCGTCTCCGTCTCCCAGAACGTCGGCGCCAGGTGTCCCTTCATCATCTTCGAGTCCGCAGACATCGACAGCGCAGTGGACGCGGTGATAGAGGCGGCCTtcaagaagaaaagagaggtgATTCACGCTGAAGACTATGAAGGGGGGGAATTGTATGCAATTCTATGCAATAGAGAATTGTACATAGTCTCTATATTTCTATTAAACCGTTCGGTCCGCTCTCTTCAGAGTTACCGGACTCCGTTGGCCAAAGCAGTCGCTTCCTTCGTGACCGGAGTACAACATCTTTCCCTTCCTCTCAGGTCCACTGGGTGTTGTGCGTGCAGGAGAGTGTGCTGGACAGCGTCGTGGCCCGCCTGGGCCACCGCATGGCGGGGATGAAGTGTGTGGCCCTGCAGAGCGTTGGGGACCGGGGCCTGGTGGACGCCGCGGTGCAGGGCGCCCAGCAGCAGGGGGCCACGGTGGGTCAGATGCACTAATGTCACACTAGGGTCACACTAAGACTAATATTTAGACAGTTGAAACTTGAATTCTTAATATTAATGGTGTTAATTAGTATTAAgaaattaatatttttatttgtctcgaccaaaaagtccaaaaatgaaGGAGTTTAAAAACAACAGTCAGCTGTTTTTCTGactcttactctctctctctctctccctctctggctctTCAGCTGGTTCAGTCATGTGCGGCCCCCCCGTCAAGTGCTCAGTATCCTCCCACGGTGCTGTGTGGGGCGGCCCCCTCCTCTCCATTTGTGGTTGAGCCCTCTCCCGGACCACTGCTGGCTCTCATGACCTTCAGAAGCAACACAGAAGCAGTGGCTCTCGGTAAGGAAGTCTCTTGGGATGTAGatgtttattcatatatatatatatatatatatatatatatatatcacttgTATTTGACCTTTGAACCTCGGTCACGGCCTCCTCACTACATAGGGAACCACAGTCCTGACGGCCAGGCAGCCTCCATCTGGACTGAAGACCTCACATTGGCTCTGGAGACGGCCAAGAGGTACACAtttttcccctttctcttcCACCTTCCATCCCCTTTCTTGTGTGTACATTCTTACATTTTCTCTCATACTGTCAACCGGCAGGATAAACATACCTAATTACAATAATTGTTACGCAGCTTAAATACCTGAATGTCCATTTATTATGTAGTTACTTTACTACTTGTTTCCCTTCACTCGTCCTGTCCGTGAGACTTTTGACTCCCTCCTGatgttctctccctcccctcagcCTGTCAGTAGGCTCAGTGTGGGTGAATTCCCACTCGGTGTCGGACCCCTGTCTGCCCGTCTCCGGTCACAAAGACAGCAGCACCTGCACTGACGGAGGACAGCAGGTATTCAGTTGTGTCTGCATTATTTAATCACCAACCACGACCGGGAACAGACGTAACGACCTCCTCTGCGCTATCTGCCAGGGTCTGTACCAGTTTCTACGCCCGTCCTCTTCTTcgcaccctcctcttcctcgctcctCCCCTGTCTCCATGGACTATTCAAAGTTTGGAACAGCAGCATCCCCACCTATCATTCCAGAGGACTCAGACCCGGCCGGGTGAGCTCTTTTCTTCCTTATTTTAGTTCCTGTTTGTACGGTGTCACATGGCAACATGTTGTATTATTGCTGTCGGGGCTgaaccaaatgttttttttgtgttatataTCCcccctaaaaaataaaaaataattattttgtgcTACAAGCACTACAAGAGCAAACCTTAgtgaaaatgcttttaaaaactAAACACATAACAACAAATAATGATTGAAGCAGAAAacttattattcattattcaatgCTCTTGAGTCATTGGAAGTGTTTGGATCACTACTGGAATCTTGTTTTAATCTCTTATCCTATGCAGAAATTCTGGGTTAAAACAgaataaagaaaattaaataattcaaataaaatacaataatacatgCTGGGTTGCATTTCCATCCACATGCATCACTCAAtcgcctcccccgcccccctcagcGCTCCGAAGGTCTACCTGCAGCTTGTTGGCGGTAAGCTGTGTAAGTCGGTGTCTGGCTGCAGTATAGCTGTGCAGTCACCAGGGGGCGGAGGGGTGTTGGCCCACTGTCCCGACGGAGGCCCAAAAGATGTCCGGAACGCCGTGGAGGCTGCTGACAAAGTCCAGCCTGGGTGAGAGCTTCACCACACAGAGATGCAGACACTATTTCCAGACATTTGTCCACCATACTAAATAAACAGGGCACATTTTCCATCGTTTGCCGAGGGTGAAACACACTTCCTTTCTGCgggaaaatgtaaatgtgtttcgGGGACAATCATGAAACTTGTGCTATTTTCATAAACGTTTTTATTTCCAGCTTTGAGATGCTAGCATGGCTGCCCTCCAGAGACATGGCAATTTATTTAACAACCCAGTAGGCTGCGTGACAAGCAAACgatgattagattagattcaactttattgtcattgcacagggtacaagtactgaggcaacgaaatgcagaaatataataaatgtcAGTATACGTAAACCAGTACAGCACAGCATCATCTCAGTATGTACATCTTAACCAGCTTTCACAGTTTGTTTCTTAACCGAAATAGCGAAGAtgtatcattttatttattttaacgtCCTCCCACTCTCCTAGCTGGATGAAaaagagtccgtctgcacgcgCTCAGTCCCTCTACTCTCTGGCCAAGGGCCTGGAGGCCAAGAGGCGGGACTTGGCTGCATCAATCAATGTACAGACCGGCCACTCAATGGACAAGGCTGATGAGGAGGTGGAGCTCAGCATCGCCAGACTCAGCGATTGGGCGGCTTACTGTGACAAAGTCCAAGGAGGAACTCCGGTGACGCTTATTTATACTATTCAAAGTTCACAGGATAATCTCCTCTAATGATGATCAAACTAGATTTCTCCTTTTCTGACCGCATTATTAATAAAGTGCATTTATTGCTTGTTGTGTTCCTCTCCTGCAGAGCCTGCCACAGtctggctctgctctctccttcCCAGAGGCCCTTGGAGTCGTGGGGATCGTTCTCCCAGACAACAGTCCCCTTCTCTCCATGGTGACGCTTCTCGGAGCAGCCGTCGGCAATGGCAACGCTGTCGTCATGGTCCCCAGTGAGGAGAATCCACTACCAGCCCTGGCATTCATTCAGGCAAGTAATAAGGTGGATCGCAAGTTAGTCAAAGTTAAattagttaaaaatgtaatcctgACTATATATAGTATTTCAGTTATTGTGGATTATTGTTTCATTACTGCTTATCTACGTACTGGTTTGATCTGTTTGCACTTTGACCTTTGCGGCTGTAAATCCTATAAAtgactaataaaggattatcatCTCGGGTCAGACTCGCTCATAGTGTCTAACTTCAGAGGTTTCGACAGAAGTTCGGTTAAAGTGGACGAtttcagagtgagagagaacTATTGGGAAAACACAGTGTGTTCTTAGTGTGGGAACATTTATTTGACAGAAATGTCTCGCACAAACATCACTAACATAACACTAACTTTAACATCTGTTGTCCTCAATAAATAGAAAGTAGAATATAGTGTTGCATTGAGGCATGTTGTTAACTTGTTACATCAATCTATTTTCAACTAAGTCGGAAAAACATCAAATCCCGTTTTACAAATGGCATCCACCAACAATCCTGGTTGTAACCGGTAGCAACAATGTTATCTTCAtttcccccgtctctcctcttaT of Gasterosteus aculeatus chromosome 11, fGasAcu3.hap1.1, whole genome shotgun sequence contains these proteins:
- the aldh16a1 gene encoding aldehyde dehydrogenase family 16 member A1 produces the protein MAGCTSETVHNIFQSMEYGPAACSSTATAQAWLDHHSRTLGLFIDGKFVLPADRRSRCFVDSKGGTVCSTACAAEDDVSQCAASAVKGHKAWGDLSCYQRAKVLLGSASALGRHGPCVAELCELCEASCAPSSLVRLLQYYSSWAQLRDTLIANWTPLGVVAVVSSDDCSLYSLMLKVLPALAMGNSLIVVPGRSSAPPVLLLAQLFTGAGLPAGALNVLTGSDMQLGAKVAQSANVSYVSYSGNKPDAVLLCRATAGMAVPVSVSQNVGARCPFIIFESADIDSAVDAVIEAAFKKKREVHWVLCVQESVLDSVVARLGHRMAGMKCVALQSVGDRGLVDAAVQGAQQQGATLVQSCAAPPSSAQYPPTVLCGAAPSSPFVVEPSPGPLLALMTFRSNTEAVALGNHSPDGQAASIWTEDLTLALETAKSLSVGSVWVNSHSVSDPCLPVSGHKDSSTCTDGGQQGLYQFLRPSSSSHPPLPRSSPVSMDYSKFGTAASPPIIPEDSDPAGAPKVYLQLVGGKLCKSVSGCSIAVQSPGGGGVLAHCPDGGPKDVRNAVEAADKVQPGWMKKSPSARAQSLYSLAKGLEAKRRDLAASINVQTGHSMDKADEEVELSIARLSDWAAYCDKVQGGTPSLPQSGSALSFPEALGVVGIVLPDNSPLLSMVTLLGAAVGNGNAVVMVPSEENPLPALAFIQVLQSSDLPAGLVNIISGRRDQMTVALANHSVIKAIWYWGSAEGCQYLQHACTSPMKTLRLSCPKEDGGQDWTHASILEDMWRSAVQWKSVWIPTA